One Flavobacterium sp. 90 DNA segment encodes these proteins:
- a CDS encoding carbon-nitrogen hydrolase, which produces MPKRKYKIAVIQLNLNDVAENNLKKCISWVKDAANKGAEVILLPELYSSHYFCQSEDVDNFALAEPLYSTSFIAFSALAKELGVVIIVPFFEKRMAGIYHNSAYIIDTDGTEAGLYRKMHIPDDPHFYEKFYFTPGDLGFQAIETKKGKIGTLICWDQWYPEAARITALKGAEVLFYPTAIGWHPKEKEQYGENQYGAWMNVMKGHAVANGVFVAAANRIGLEKYIEGTEGIQFWGASFIAGPQGEILAQASHDQEEILIAEVDLDLQENVRQNWPFFRDRRIDAFGDITKRAID; this is translated from the coding sequence ATGCCGAAAAGAAAATATAAAATCGCCGTTATTCAGTTGAATCTAAATGACGTTGCCGAAAATAATCTAAAAAAATGTATTAGTTGGGTAAAAGACGCTGCCAATAAAGGCGCTGAAGTTATCTTACTTCCGGAATTATATAGCAGTCATTATTTTTGTCAAAGTGAAGATGTAGATAATTTTGCATTAGCAGAACCACTTTACAGCACTTCGTTTATTGCTTTTAGTGCTTTGGCAAAAGAATTAGGTGTAGTAATTATTGTTCCTTTCTTCGAAAAAAGAATGGCTGGTATCTATCACAATAGTGCATATATTATTGATACTGATGGAACAGAAGCTGGTTTATACCGTAAAATGCATATTCCGGATGATCCACATTTCTACGAAAAATTCTATTTTACTCCTGGAGATTTAGGATTTCAGGCAATTGAAACGAAAAAAGGAAAAATTGGAACGCTAATTTGTTGGGATCAATGGTATCCGGAAGCAGCGCGTATTACTGCTTTAAAAGGAGCTGAAGTTTTATTTTATCCAACAGCAATTGGTTGGCATCCAAAAGAAAAAGAACAATACGGAGAAAACCAATATGGCGCGTGGATGAATGTTATGAAAGGTCACGCTGTTGCAAATGGAGTTTTTGTTGCCGCTGCAAACAGAATTGGTTTAGAAAAATATATTGAAGGAACAGAAGGAATTCAGTTTTGGGGAGCTTCGTTTATTGCGGGTCCACAAGGTGAAATCTTAGCTCAGGCTTCTCACGATCAGGAAGAAATTTTAATTGCCGAAGTTGATTTAGACTTACAAGAAAATGTGCGTCAAAACTGGCCATTTTTCAGAGACAGAAGAATCGATGCTTTTGGAGATATTACAAAAAGAGCAATAGACTAA
- a CDS encoding type II toxin-antitoxin system RelE/ParE family toxin: MGEVKKIIWTDSAKNQLKNIFNYYKEKSVQGANNIKNDILKIKKDIHFTGQYQKDEIEPEYRRIIVRDFKILYLEEERVVFIIKIFSSKRDSIRQL, translated from the coding sequence ATGGGTGAAGTTAAGAAGATAATTTGGACAGATTCAGCAAAAAATCAGTTAAAAAATATTTTTAATTATTATAAAGAAAAATCAGTTCAAGGTGCGAATAATATTAAAAATGATATTTTAAAAATTAAAAAGGATATTCATTTTACAGGACAATATCAAAAAGATGAAATTGAACCAGAATACCGAAGAATTATTGTTAGAGATTTCAAGATATTATATTTAGAAGAGGAACGTGTAGTTTTTATTATTAAAATATTTTCTTCAAAACGAGATTCTATAAGACAGTTATAA
- a CDS encoding DUF808 domain-containing protein, producing the protein MASGFFVLLDDIAAIMDDVAVMSKVAAKKTAGILGDDLAVNAEKASGFASSRELPVLWAISKGSLLNKVIILPIAFLLSAFFPVAIIVILVLGGLFLAYEGAEKIYEFVFPHEHEKSEGITDEVLTEEQILEAEKGKVKSAIVTDFILSVEIVIIALGTVIGKPIAQQIVVVSIIAVIATIGVYGIVALIVRMDEAGFKLIQISKKEKSVLKFIGNILVKALPLVIKSLTVIGTIALLLVAGGIFVHYIPFFHHYVPELPLPSIIKEFVIGLALGLVVLLIVNLIKKVLPKKVSAE; encoded by the coding sequence ATGGCATCAGGTTTTTTCGTACTATTAGACGATATCGCAGCAATTATGGATGATGTTGCAGTAATGAGTAAAGTTGCAGCAAAAAAAACAGCAGGGATTTTAGGAGATGATTTAGCAGTAAATGCTGAAAAAGCCTCAGGATTTGCCTCGTCCAGAGAACTTCCGGTATTATGGGCAATCAGCAAAGGTTCACTTCTTAATAAAGTAATCATTTTGCCGATCGCGTTTTTATTAAGTGCATTTTTTCCTGTTGCAATCATTGTAATCTTAGTACTTGGTGGACTTTTTCTGGCTTATGAAGGAGCAGAAAAAATCTACGAATTTGTATTCCCGCACGAACACGAAAAATCAGAAGGAATTACAGATGAAGTCCTTACCGAAGAACAAATTCTCGAAGCCGAAAAAGGAAAAGTAAAATCAGCAATTGTAACTGATTTTATTCTTTCTGTAGAAATCGTAATTATTGCTCTTGGAACCGTAATAGGCAAACCAATTGCGCAACAAATCGTAGTAGTTTCAATAATTGCCGTAATTGCAACAATTGGAGTTTATGGAATCGTTGCTCTTATTGTGAGAATGGATGAAGCTGGTTTTAAGCTAATTCAAATCAGTAAAAAAGAGAAAAGTGTATTAAAATTTATCGGAAACATATTGGTTAAAGCGCTTCCATTAGTCATAAAAAGTTTGACTGTAATTGGTACAATCGCATTGCTTTTGGTTGCTGGCGGAATATTCGTGCATTACATTCCTTTTTTCCATCATTACGTTCCGGAATTACCATTACCTTCAATTATAAAAGAATTTGTGATTGGACTTGCTTTAGGACTTGTGGTTTTATTAATCGTAAATCTGATCAAAAAAGTACTTCCAAAGAAAGTTTCAGCAGAATAA
- the clpB gene encoding ATP-dependent chaperone ClpB: MNINKFTIKSQEAIQLSQQLAQRNGQQQIENEHIFKAIFEVDENVAPFILKKLNVNVPLFLQILDSTIQSFPKVSGGDIMLSRDANKMLNEAEIIAQKMNDEYVSIEHLILAIFDSKSKVSQILKDQGVTGKGLKAAIEELRKGERVTSASAEETYNSLNKYAKNLNELARTGKLDPVIGRDEEIRRVLQILTRRTKNNPMLVGEPGVGKTAIAEGLAHRIVDGDVPENLKDKIVFSLDMGALIAGAKFKGEFEERLKAVVKEVTAAEGDIVLFIDEIHTLVGAGGGEGAMDAANILKPALARGELRAIGATTLDEYQKYFEKDKALERRFQKILIDEPDTESAISILRGIKEKYETHHKVQIKDEAIIAAVELSQRYITNRFLPDKAIDLMDEAASKLRMEINSKPEELDVLDRKIMQLEIEIEAIKREKEESKLKILRMDLANLKEERNEIYAKWKSEKDVVDGIQAVKLEIEDFKYEAERAERDGDYGKVAEIRYGKIKEAQERLDVLQKQLQEYQSGNSLIKEEVTREDIAEVVAKWTGIPVMKMLQTEREKLLHLEDELHKRVVGQEEAIEAVSDAVRRSRAGLQDLKKPVGTFLFLGTTGVGKTELAKALAEYLFDDENAMTRIDMSEYQERHSVSRLVGAPPGYVGYDEGGQLTEAVRRKPYSVILLDEIEKAHPDTFNILLQVLDEGRLTDNKGRLADFKNTIIIMTSNMGSQIIQDKFENLKGSIESATESAKVEVLGLLKQTVRPEFINRIDEIVMFTPLTVDNISRIVGLQLKSVTKMLALQGITMDATPEAIKYLSDKGYDPQFGARPVKRVVQREVLNQLSKEILAGKITTDSIILIDAFDGQLVFRNQTHLAK, encoded by the coding sequence ATGAACATAAATAAATTTACAATTAAGTCGCAGGAAGCCATTCAGCTATCACAGCAATTGGCCCAACGCAACGGACAGCAACAGATAGAAAACGAACACATTTTTAAGGCTATTTTTGAAGTAGACGAAAATGTTGCGCCGTTTATCTTGAAAAAGCTGAATGTTAATGTTCCGTTGTTTTTACAAATATTAGACAGTACAATTCAAAGTTTTCCTAAAGTTTCGGGAGGCGATATTATGCTTTCCAGAGACGCAAACAAAATGCTTAATGAAGCTGAGATTATTGCTCAAAAAATGAACGATGAATATGTTTCTATCGAACATTTAATTTTGGCAATTTTTGATTCAAAAAGTAAAGTTTCACAAATTTTAAAAGATCAGGGAGTTACCGGAAAAGGCTTAAAAGCAGCTATCGAAGAACTTCGTAAAGGAGAAAGAGTAACATCGGCTTCAGCTGAAGAAACTTATAACTCTTTAAATAAATATGCTAAAAATCTAAACGAATTAGCACGAACCGGAAAACTTGATCCAGTTATTGGTCGTGACGAAGAAATCCGTCGTGTATTACAGATTTTGACCCGTAGAACAAAAAATAACCCAATGTTAGTGGGAGAGCCCGGAGTTGGTAAAACCGCTATTGCCGAAGGTTTGGCGCATAGAATTGTTGACGGCGATGTGCCTGAAAACTTAAAAGACAAAATCGTTTTCTCACTTGATATGGGAGCATTGATTGCCGGTGCGAAATTCAAAGGAGAATTTGAAGAACGTTTAAAAGCGGTTGTAAAAGAAGTTACAGCTGCAGAAGGTGATATCGTTTTATTTATCGACGAGATTCATACGCTTGTTGGCGCAGGTGGAGGAGAAGGCGCAATGGATGCGGCAAATATCCTTAAACCAGCTTTGGCTCGTGGTGAATTAAGAGCGATTGGAGCAACGACTTTAGATGAATATCAAAAATATTTTGAGAAAGATAAAGCCTTAGAACGTCGTTTCCAAAAAATCTTAATCGATGAACCAGATACCGAAAGTGCGATTTCGATTTTACGTGGAATCAAAGAAAAGTATGAAACGCATCATAAAGTTCAGATAAAAGACGAAGCAATTATTGCTGCGGTTGAACTTTCGCAACGTTATATTACGAATCGTTTCTTACCGGATAAAGCGATCGATTTGATGGACGAAGCAGCTTCGAAACTGCGTATGGAAATCAATTCAAAACCAGAAGAATTAGATGTTTTGGATCGTAAAATCATGCAGTTAGAAATCGAAATTGAAGCGATAAAACGTGAAAAAGAAGAAAGCAAGCTGAAAATCCTTCGCATGGATTTGGCGAACTTAAAAGAAGAACGCAACGAAATCTATGCAAAATGGAAATCTGAAAAAGATGTTGTTGACGGAATTCAGGCTGTAAAATTAGAAATTGAAGACTTTAAATACGAAGCAGAACGCGCAGAACGTGACGGAGATTACGGAAAAGTAGCCGAAATTCGTTATGGAAAAATTAAAGAAGCGCAAGAACGTCTTGATGTTTTACAGAAACAATTGCAAGAATATCAATCGGGTAATTCTTTGATTAAAGAAGAAGTAACCCGCGAAGATATCGCAGAAGTTGTAGCAAAATGGACCGGAATTCCTGTGATGAAAATGCTTCAGACAGAGCGTGAAAAACTCTTGCATCTTGAAGACGAATTGCACAAACGTGTAGTAGGTCAGGAAGAAGCGATTGAAGCCGTAAGTGATGCTGTTCGTAGAAGCCGCGCCGGTTTGCAGGATTTGAAAAAACCAGTTGGAACTTTCTTATTCTTAGGAACAACAGGAGTTGGTAAAACCGAGCTTGCAAAAGCTTTAGCAGAATATCTTTTTGATGACGAAAATGCAATGACACGTATCGACATGAGTGAGTATCAGGAACGTCACAGTGTGAGCCGTTTGGTTGGTGCGCCTCCAGGATATGTAGGTTATGACGAAGGCGGTCAATTGACAGAAGCTGTGCGTAGAAAACCGTATTCAGTAATTTTGCTGGACGAGATCGAAAAAGCACATCCTGATACTTTCAATATTTTATTGCAGGTTCTGGACGAAGGTCGTTTGACAGATAACAAAGGTCGTTTGGCCGATTTCAAGAATACAATTATCATCATGACATCCAACATGGGAAGTCAGATTATACAAGATAAATTTGAGAATTTAAAAGGAAGTATAGAATCTGCAACTGAATCTGCAAAAGTGGAAGTTTTGGGATTATTGAAACAAACCGTACGTCCGGAATTTATAAACCGTATCGATGAGATTGTGATGTTTACGCCTTTAACGGTCGATAATATCTCTAGAATTGTTGGTTTACAGCTTAAGAGCGTTACAAAAATGTTGGCATTACAAGGTATTACAATGGATGCTACGCCAGAAGCGATTAAATATTTATCAGACAAAGGTTATGATCCACAATTTGGTGCAAGACCTGTAAAACGTGTTGTTCAAAGAGAAGTGCTGAATCAATTGTCTAAAGAAATTTTGGCAGGAAAGATCACTACAGACAGCATAATCTTAATTGATGCTTTTGATGGACAATTGGTTTTTAGAAACCAAACTCATCTGGCGAAATAA
- the ytxJ gene encoding bacillithiol system redox-active protein YtxJ, protein MSFLNSIFGNSENTDSPKSNVNWTELTDLVQLAEIEAISNEKPVVIFKHSTRCSISRMALKQFEREFDLNETVDAYFLDLIAHRDISNEIANRFNVYHESPQLILIKNGKAVYDVSHSDIDAIALKEKV, encoded by the coding sequence ATGAGTTTTTTAAATTCAATCTTCGGAAATTCAGAGAATACAGATTCTCCAAAAAGTAATGTAAACTGGACAGAATTAACTGATTTAGTTCAATTAGCAGAAATAGAAGCAATATCTAATGAAAAGCCAGTTGTGATTTTCAAACACAGCACAAGATGCAGCATTAGCCGAATGGCTTTGAAACAATTTGAACGCGAATTTGATTTGAATGAGACTGTCGATGCTTACTTTTTAGATTTAATTGCACATCGCGATATTTCAAATGAAATCGCAAACAGATTCAATGTTTATCACGAATCTCCGCAACTTATTCTAATTAAAAACGGAAAAGCTGTTTACGATGTTTCGCACAGTGATATCGATGCAATTGCTTTGAAAGAGAAAGTATAA
- a CDS encoding DUF2157 domain-containing protein, whose translation MNKFDDQATKALLDKNLITEHQYQEITSYRNLNIFSLNAELKFFLYLSVLLFTSGIGILIYKNIDSIGHIAILSILLIIIAICFYFCFKDAKGFQKTETTFEHPVLEYLVLLANILTCIFIGYLQFQYKPFGTHYGLATLIPTVVSFFCAYYFDNKSVLTIAITGLAAYIGLSVTPQDLLNNTNFYAEQSLSYSAIILGVLLILWTIYSTRIQLKTHFNIIYLTFALHIISIASIHNLLDYYNEGIWLIFAFVLAGSSYYFYKVSHNLKAISLYVFMIVYAYIGFNIFLFRVFEHIDFSDVWMLFVMILPAYFIGSIVLFIKLIKNFNKEIAK comes from the coding sequence ATGAATAAGTTTGACGACCAAGCCACTAAAGCGCTTTTGGATAAAAACCTGATAACAGAGCATCAGTATCAGGAAATAACTTCCTATCGCAATCTGAATATTTTTTCGCTAAACGCCGAATTGAAATTTTTTCTCTATTTATCGGTTTTGTTATTTACATCAGGAATCGGGATTTTGATTTATAAAAACATTGATAGTATTGGTCATATTGCGATACTTTCGATATTGTTAATTATCATTGCAATTTGTTTTTATTTTTGTTTTAAAGACGCAAAAGGCTTTCAGAAAACCGAAACTACTTTTGAACATCCTGTTCTGGAATATTTAGTTTTATTGGCTAATATTCTGACTTGTATTTTTATAGGTTATTTACAATTTCAATACAAACCTTTCGGTACACATTATGGATTAGCAACTTTAATTCCAACGGTGGTCAGTTTCTTTTGTGCGTATTATTTCGATAATAAAAGTGTTCTGACTATTGCTATTACAGGTTTGGCGGCTTATATTGGACTTTCGGTAACACCTCAGGATTTATTAAATAATACAAATTTTTATGCTGAGCAAAGTTTAAGTTATTCTGCAATAATATTGGGCGTTTTACTGATTTTATGGACTATTTACAGCACAAGAATTCAGTTAAAAACACATTTCAATATTATCTATCTCACATTTGCTTTGCATATTATAAGTATAGCATCGATCCATAATTTACTTGATTATTACAACGAAGGAATTTGGTTAATTTTTGCTTTTGTTTTGGCGGGTTCATCGTATTATTTTTATAAAGTAAGTCATAATCTCAAGGCGATTTCGTTATATGTTTTTATGATTGTCTATGCTTATATAGGTTTTAATATATTCTTGTTCAGAGTTTTTGAGCATATTGATTTTTCAGATGTCTGGATGTTGTTTGTTATGATATTACCGGCTTATTTCATTGGTTCAATAGTCTTATTTATTAAACTTATTAAAAACTTCAATAAAGAAATTGCAAAATGA
- a CDS encoding T9SS type A sorting domain-containing protein encodes MKRNLLLLLFLLSLSVSSQNYYMTAPEGFGAAATGGGTSTPVTVSNYSDLVAKLKLTTKQVILISGSINCSFTSLLVNDKTIIGLPGARLINTDQTAAGSGILNLKPGSNNIIIRNLIFEGPGAYDVDGHDNFTSEATNIWVDHCEFQDGMDGNFDNKGAADNVTISWCKFTYLKTPKAGGSGGADDHRFSDLVGSSKTDAPSDGHYSITFKNCYWAEGCRERMPRGRNAELHILNCYYNTSVSGSLGIGLGGGNNNTTCYVEGTDFAKIGTVFKNYISTDGGTVGVTFSDCLKAPEGYGDAVSKPSYAYSSFPATEVANYLTNTSCGAGATLQVTADGKISSACTAFLGISDKTIDLDFKYYPTLIDSLLNIQFSNSENGTALISIFSSNGSKVYSNSRNISSEENLELNVGNLAEGTYICKIQIENRIKTFKVVKK; translated from the coding sequence ATGAAAAGAAATCTACTTCTGTTACTATTTTTACTGAGCTTATCAGTTTCTTCACAAAATTATTACATGACTGCACCTGAAGGATTTGGTGCCGCAGCAACGGGTGGTGGAACTTCGACTCCTGTTACTGTTTCTAATTATTCTGATTTAGTAGCAAAACTTAAATTGACTACTAAACAAGTAATCCTGATCTCTGGATCAATAAACTGCAGTTTTACCAGTTTACTCGTTAATGACAAAACTATTATTGGACTACCGGGAGCAAGATTGATAAATACAGATCAAACTGCTGCGGGATCCGGAATTCTTAATTTGAAACCCGGATCTAATAATATCATAATAAGAAACCTGATTTTTGAAGGTCCGGGAGCTTATGATGTTGATGGTCATGATAATTTCACATCTGAAGCTACCAATATTTGGGTAGATCACTGTGAATTTCAAGACGGAATGGATGGTAATTTCGACAATAAAGGAGCAGCCGATAATGTTACTATTTCGTGGTGTAAATTTACCTATTTAAAAACACCTAAAGCCGGAGGTTCCGGTGGTGCAGATGATCATAGATTTTCAGATTTAGTAGGTTCTTCAAAAACCGATGCTCCTTCTGACGGTCATTACAGCATTACTTTTAAAAACTGTTATTGGGCTGAAGGTTGTAGAGAACGTATGCCACGTGGAAGAAATGCTGAACTTCACATTCTAAATTGTTATTATAATACGTCTGTATCCGGCTCATTGGGAATTGGTTTAGGCGGAGGAAATAACAATACAACTTGTTATGTAGAAGGTACAGATTTTGCTAAAATTGGTACCGTGTTCAAAAATTATATCAGCACTGATGGAGGAACGGTTGGTGTTACTTTTTCGGACTGTCTTAAAGCGCCCGAAGGTTATGGCGATGCTGTTAGTAAACCTTCATATGCGTATTCCAGCTTTCCGGCTACAGAAGTTGCTAACTATTTAACGAATACTTCATGCGGCGCTGGTGCAACTCTTCAGGTTACTGCTGATGGAAAAATAAGCTCGGCTTGTACCGCTTTTTTAGGAATTAGCGATAAAACAATTGATCTGGATTTTAAATATTATCCAACGCTTATTGATAGTTTATTAAATATCCAATTTTCTAATAGTGAAAACGGAACTGCTCTTATAAGTATATTTTCTTCAAACGGCTCTAAAGTCTACTCCAATTCAAGAAACATTTCATCTGAGGAAAATTTAGAATTAAATGTCGGAAATCTTGCTGAAGGAACTTATATCTGCAAAATTCAGATTGAAAACAGAATTAAAACATTTAAGGTTGTCAAAAAATAA
- the argH gene encoding argininosuccinate lyase, whose product MKLWEKGIPTDKQIEHFTVGNDRELDLVLAKYDALGSIAHAKMLGQIGLLTEEETTSLVDALNEIIADVEKGNFEIEDSFEDVHSKIEYLLTVKLGDAGKKIHTARSRNDQVLVDVHLYLKDELKALKEQVKTLFDLLMESAEKHQNVLLPGYTHLQIAMPSSFGMWFSAYAESFIDDIAMLNAASKIVDQNPLGSAAGYGSSFPINRTFTTQELGFETLKFNAVAAQMSRGKAEKTVAFAMASVAGTLSKFAMDVCLYMSQNFDFIGLPAHLTTGSSIMPHKKNPDVFELIRGKCNKIQALPYEITLITNNLPSGYHRDLQLLKEGLFPALQNLKACLDIAIFSVKDITVKDNILKDKKYDYLFTVDTLNEMVVAGMPFRDAYKAVAEQLEAGTYQSPKETKHTHEGSINNLCLDAIKDKMKAAY is encoded by the coding sequence ATGAAACTTTGGGAAAAAGGAATACCAACAGATAAACAAATCGAACATTTCACCGTTGGTAACGATCGTGAACTGGATTTAGTTTTGGCAAAATACGATGCTTTAGGTTCTATTGCGCATGCTAAAATGTTGGGTCAAATTGGTTTATTAACTGAAGAAGAAACAACTTCTTTGGTTGATGCTTTAAATGAAATCATCGCTGACGTTGAAAAAGGAAACTTCGAAATTGAAGACAGTTTTGAAGATGTACATTCCAAAATAGAATATTTATTGACTGTAAAACTTGGCGATGCCGGAAAGAAAATCCACACCGCGCGTTCTCGTAACGATCAGGTTTTAGTTGACGTTCATTTGTATTTGAAAGACGAATTAAAAGCCTTAAAAGAACAAGTAAAAACATTATTTGACTTGTTAATGGAATCGGCAGAGAAACATCAAAATGTTTTATTGCCAGGATATACGCATTTACAAATCGCAATGCCATCGTCATTCGGAATGTGGTTTTCTGCTTACGCCGAAAGTTTTATTGATGACATTGCAATGTTAAACGCAGCTTCAAAAATTGTTGATCAAAATCCGTTAGGATCTGCAGCAGGTTACGGAAGTTCGTTCCCAATCAACAGAACATTTACAACGCAGGAATTAGGATTTGAAACTTTGAAATTCAATGCTGTTGCAGCACAAATGAGCCGCGGAAAAGCAGAGAAAACCGTTGCATTTGCAATGGCAAGTGTTGCAGGAACTTTATCAAAATTTGCAATGGACGTTTGTTTGTATATGAGCCAAAACTTTGATTTCATTGGCTTACCTGCACATCTTACAACAGGTTCTAGTATTATGCCACACAAGAAAAACCCTGATGTTTTTGAATTAATCAGAGGAAAATGCAATAAGATTCAGGCACTTCCATACGAAATAACTTTAATTACGAATAACTTGCCAAGTGGTTATCACAGAGATTTACAACTTTTGAAAGAAGGTTTATTTCCGGCACTTCAAAACCTGAAAGCGTGTTTAGATATTGCGATTTTCTCTGTAAAAGATATCACAGTAAAAGATAATATTTTAAAAGATAAAAAATACGATTATTTGTTTACAGTTGATACTTTAAATGAAATGGTTGTTGCAGGAATGCCTTTTAGAGATGCATACAAAGCCGTTGCTGAACAACTGGAAGCAGGAACGTACCAATCTCCAAAAGAAACAAAACATACGCACGAAGGAAGTATCAATAATTTGTGTTTAGATGCTATTAAAGACAAAATGAAAGCAGCTTATTAA
- a CDS encoding M20 family metallo-hydrolase, with amino-acid sequence MKKIETLTKEAIALLKSLIETPSFSSEEDQTALLIENWFNQNEIPFKRENNNVWAFNKYFDENKPTLLLNSHHDTVKPNQAYTNDPFKAIEKDGKLFGLGSNDAGGCLVSLLATFVHFYENQNLSHNIVIVASAEEESSGKNGLNSVLQHLPELDCAIVGEPTLMQLAVAEKGLLVLDVKVKGTASHAAHQNDDNSIYKSIPVMEWFKNYKFDKISDVLGPVKMTVTQINAGKQHNVVPSECDLVVDIRVTDRYSNTEILEVVKANVNAEVTPRSMHLNASSIPVEHGLVQAGIALGRTTYGSPTLSDQSVLSCQSLKLGPGETLRSHSADEFIFINEIEEGIDLYIKILTDFFKL; translated from the coding sequence ATGAAGAAAATAGAAACGCTTACCAAAGAAGCCATAGCATTATTAAAAAGCCTGATTGAAACCCCTTCATTTTCAAGCGAAGAAGATCAAACAGCACTTTTAATAGAAAATTGGTTCAATCAAAACGAAATTCCTTTTAAAAGAGAAAATAATAATGTGTGGGCTTTCAATAAATATTTCGACGAAAATAAACCGACACTTTTACTGAATTCACATCACGATACCGTAAAACCAAATCAAGCGTACACAAACGATCCGTTTAAAGCTATTGAAAAAGACGGCAAATTATTCGGTTTAGGAAGTAATGACGCCGGAGGATGTCTGGTTTCTTTATTGGCGACTTTTGTGCATTTTTATGAGAACCAAAATTTATCTCATAACATTGTAATTGTAGCTTCAGCAGAAGAAGAAAGCAGCGGAAAAAACGGTTTAAATAGTGTTTTACAACATTTGCCAGAGTTAGATTGCGCGATTGTGGGCGAGCCTACTTTAATGCAACTGGCTGTTGCAGAAAAAGGCCTTTTAGTTCTTGACGTAAAAGTAAAAGGAACTGCAAGCCATGCCGCACATCAAAATGATGATAATTCAATTTACAAATCAATTCCGGTAATGGAATGGTTTAAAAACTATAAATTCGACAAAATCTCTGATGTTTTAGGTCCTGTAAAAATGACCGTAACGCAAATCAATGCAGGAAAACAGCATAATGTGGTGCCATCAGAATGCGATTTGGTTGTCGATATTCGTGTAACAGATCGTTATTCAAATACTGAGATTTTAGAAGTTGTAAAAGCAAACGTAAATGCCGAAGTAACACCAAGATCCATGCATTTAAATGCATCGTCAATTCCGGTTGAACATGGTTTAGTACAAGCCGGAATCGCTTTAGGAAGAACAACTTATGGTTCGCCAACACTTTCAGATCAATCTGTTTTGAGTTGTCAGTCTTTAAAACTTGGACCAGGCGAAACTTTGCGTTCACATTCAGCAGACGAATTTATTTTCATCAACGAAATCGAAGAAGGAATCGACTTGTATATCAAAATACTAACTGATTTCTTTAAATTATAA
- the argB gene encoding acetylglutamate kinase has translation MEVKVIKIGGNIIDNPAELEQFLTDFSKIEGHKVLVHGGGKSATKMAQSIGLVPQMIDGRRITDAPMLDVVVMIYAGQINKHIVAQLQAKDNNAIGFSGADGNLIQSVKRNHPTIDYGFVGDVKQVNTKLLTTLLETGIVPVFCAITHDKNGQLLNTNADTIASELSIALSEVFDVTLTYCFEKQGVLQDSEDDSSVITEINEELYNKLKEEKVIHSGMIPKLDNCFNSLSRGVQKIKIGHHKMLQNPDVLHTTITL, from the coding sequence ATGGAAGTTAAAGTAATAAAAATTGGTGGAAACATCATCGACAATCCAGCCGAGTTAGAACAATTCTTAACTGATTTTTCGAAAATCGAAGGACATAAAGTTTTAGTTCACGGCGGAGGAAAATCGGCCACAAAAATGGCTCAAAGTATTGGTTTGGTTCCGCAAATGATCGACGGACGTCGAATAACAGACGCGCCGATGCTTGATGTTGTCGTGATGATTTACGCCGGACAAATCAACAAGCATATTGTGGCGCAATTGCAAGCTAAAGATAATAACGCAATTGGTTTTTCTGGAGCTGACGGAAATTTAATTCAGTCAGTAAAACGAAATCATCCAACAATCGATTACGGATTTGTAGGTGACGTAAAACAGGTTAATACCAAATTACTAACGACATTATTAGAAACAGGAATTGTTCCTGTTTTCTGCGCCATCACACATGATAAAAACGGACAATTATTAAACACAAATGCTGATACTATTGCAAGCGAATTATCTATCGCATTGTCTGAAGTTTTTGATGTTACATTGACATATTGTTTTGAAAAACAAGGAGTTTTGCAAGATTCAGAAGATGATTCATCTGTAATAACAGAAATTAACGAAGAATTATACAATAAACTAAAAGAAGAAAAAGTAATCCATTCCGGAATGATTCCAAAACTGGATAACTGTTTCAATAGTTTATCAAGAGGGGTTCAGAAAATTAAAATTGGACATCATAAGATGCTTCAAAATCCAGACGTTTTACATACAACTATTACATTATAA